Below is a window of Numenius arquata chromosome 28, bNumArq3.hap1.1, whole genome shotgun sequence DNA.
GGACTTGCTGGAGGGAGGCGTGGTCTGATTTTGGCGGAGCGGCCGGGGAATGGGCGGTGGGGGCGGGAGAGAGGGGCGTGgtcagcgcggcgggggcggggcctggagctGGGGGCACAAGCCGAGCCCCGGGGGTGAgttgggggcggggcctgcgcggcgggggcggggccggggcagccccggggtgggggggggccggggcagttcggggagggggaacggggcggggggggcagcgccgtgagggggggggggggggcagcgccggagcagccccgggttccccctcccccgccccggggctggtgcccgcgggggtccccggggtgggggggggggaccggtgcCGCCGTCCCTCCgcgccctccctgtcccccccgctcggccccgccgccgccggtaagggggggggccgggaccccgggacaccccgcgccccgccgggacccccccggtgtcaaccccccccccccggggcaggggggctggggaggcgacCTCCCTGGACGGGACCGCCCCGCTGCCTGCGTGAGCCCCCCCCGaccgggacacccccctcccaacCGGGacagcccccccgtcccccaaATCGGGACCCCCCCGAGCGGGAtacatctccccccccccaaacccggggaGCTCCTCCCGAAACGGGACCCCACtaaaccgggacaccccccccaatccgggacacaccccccagcctgggaggggcccccccaaaccgggAGCACTCAAAacgcacccccccccgcccgcaaaccgggaccccccccatcgctgtgtgagcccccccccGGACCGAGACCCCCTCCGATTGGGAACCTGCCCTCTCCCCCATTcctccatgaccccccccaggctgggacacccccccccccaaactgggagccccctccaatccaagacaccccctccaaactgggagcccctcccgttcttccctgagcccccccagtccgagacccccccaaagtgggaccccccccagtcctgcaTGGGCCCCCCCAAACTGGAAGCCCCGCCTATTACTccatgagcccccccccccaagatctgGACCCCTCCTCAAATTggcaccccccctcagccccattcctttaggggggggtccccccaaatcctgcccccccccaatcccctgcgTGAGCACCCCCagattgggaccccccccaactgggagcccccacgtcccagcatgcccctccccctgcccccactgcaagccaccccaaactgggacccccccaaactgggaccctgcccccatcccagcatgcccccccccctaaaactggcacccccccaaactgggagccccctccaatccaagacaccccctccaaactgggagcccctcccattcttccctgagcccccccagtccgagacccccccaaagtgggaacCCCGCCCAATCCTGCATGAGccacccaggctgggacccccccaaactgggaccctccccccatcccagcatgctcccccccccaaactgtgagcccctcccagccccattcctttggggggggggggtggtaaatcctgcccccccccatccctctcccccgatgcatttttgggggggggtgtccctagcTGGTGGTCACtcagctccaacccccccccccccaacaggcacCCAGGATGTGATGGCGAGCGAggcggggcccccccccagccgcgccccccgctgccccccccccagccgccccccgcttTTGGGAGGGCCAGGACGTTCTGGCCCATTGGACGGACGggctcctctacctgggcaccATCAAAAAAGTGGGTGCCCGACCCCCCtaaatgcccccctccccccaaatggcccctcccattttaacacccccccccctttttttttttgccccccccccccccccaggtggacacAGGGCGCCGGGGCTGCCTGGTGCAATTCGAGGATAATTCCCAATTCCTCGTCCTTTGGAAAGACATCAGCCCCGTTAAGAGCCTCCtcctaaattaatgaaccttcctttaattaatgaacccccccctctcctttaattaattaccCCCCCGTTgttaattgcccccccccccccccccgctagcgGCAGTGCCGGGTgaggaacaatcctgctgcgtctgctccggccgagccctgaaccccgaaaacctcctggttcgctgcgagaagtgcggccatggtgagtgtgcccccccccgcacctattccggggacacccccccccaaaatgtaacagcccccccccccaaagcctaccaccagcagtgccacctcCCCGCCGCCCACCCCGCCGGACCCTGGATGTGCCGCCGCTGCGTCTTCGCCTTGGCCACCAAGGTGAGCCCCAACGAGGGGGAGGGcgaggggtgttttggggggggggcaccacacgggacgccccctccccttcatttgcctccccccccccttccttgtccccgcagagggggggggcgctgaagaagggcccccaagccaaggcgatgctcagcatgaaggcggtgctgccctaccagctgaagaccctggagtgggaccccccccacctctccaaCCGCCAGCAGTGCTACTGCTACTGCGGGGGGTCCGGCGAGTGAGTACAgaccccccctaaccccccccgctttgcaatttcggggtgcccccccccccttaaattaattaattaattaatccccccccccaggtggaacctgaagatgctgcagtgccggggctgcgcccagtggttccacgaagcctgtacccagtgtctgagcaaacccctgctctacggggaccggtgggtccgggggggggggcaaggggggggaaaaggggtgacaccacccccaccccccccctccggcttcctaatggggggggacacactgttaaatccccccctcccccccgctttGAAATTCTTGCCCCCAGGTTTTACGTCTTCGAGTGCTGCGTCTGCACCGGGGGGgtcgagagcgtccggcggctgccgctgcggtggtgagggggcgggggggccccaactgcacccccccccaactgcaccccccccaactgcacctccccccccccccaaatcgcaCCCCCCAAACTGCACCCCCCGGCATCCCTCAATCTGCAGCCCCCaaactccaccccacccccccagcacccccccaatgcacctcccccaccctgtacccccccccaaactgcacccacccccccgcaccccctcatttttggggtccctccaccccccctcatttttgggggcccccccagggtggacattgcccccccatcaccccccatttttgggggtttcCCAGAGAACCGTTCCCGTCATCACTCTGTATTTTTGGGGGCCCCTCCAGgacacccttccctccaccccccctgatttttttggggggcctcccccttattttcggccccccccccagggtggacatCGCCCACCTCATCCTCTACCACCTGAGCgtctgctgcaagaagaaatacttcgacCTGGAGCGGGAGATCCTGCCCTTCACCAACGCCAACTGGGacgcgctgctgctggggccggtacggggggtgcccgcaccccaaaaaccacgggggggggtcggggaggggtggtctcaccccccctacgcccctgcaacccccccccccccccctgcagctcgccgagacccccaaaggggagcgctacgggcagctgctgggggctctcagcgcccacaaggacaggt
It encodes the following:
- the LOC141476075 gene encoding PHD finger protein 1-like — encoded protein: MNQSGTNSLSEPPSPKPTSPAPRFWEGQDVLAHWTDGLLYLGTIKKVDTGRRGCLVQFEDNSQFLVLWKDISPVKMPGEEQSCCVCSGRALNPENLLVRCEKCGHAYHQQCHLPAAHPAGPWMCRRCVFALATKRGGALKKGPQAKAMLSMKAVLPYQLKTLEWDPPHLSNRQQCYCYCGGSGEWNLKMLQCRGCAQWFHEACTQCLSKPLLYGDRFYVFECCVCTGGVESVRRLPLRWVDIAHLILYHLSVCCKKKYFDLEREILPFTNANWDALLLGPLAETPKGERYGQLLGALSAHKDRWVPPSEPPNPS